A stretch of the Capsicum annuum cultivar UCD-10X-F1 chromosome 8, UCD10Xv1.1, whole genome shotgun sequence genome encodes the following:
- the LOC107871170 gene encoding WAT1-related protein At1g09380 isoform X2 → MGEDLLAFVVMVIVQLGFAGMLIITKLVMDGGMNPFVQCAYRPIFATISIAPFAFFLERITANQYAYFIGLNNSTPTVASALDNLIPAFTFLIAVPLGVEKLGLRSIAGQAKFGGTIICVGGAMLLSLYHGKVVIGQLGFHWKYAESTGKDVNSAHSNFFLGPFLLIMASLTYAIWLIIQGRVSEKYVAPYTCITLICLMASIESVIIGFCVVPKLSEWTLNPIRAISVVYNGVVCTSFAYFLSSWCIEKKGPLYVSMFNPLLLVISAFLSWTLLREKLYLGVVVGSIIVVAGLYGFLWGQKMETSAEDIEVNKEKKQSTNLQVDLELQLPNSNGHLIELKQISSEAKDVEL, encoded by the exons ATGGGGGAAGATTTGTTGGCATTTGTAGTTATGGTGATTGTGCAATTAGGGTTTGCTGGAATgctaataataacaaaattagtGATGGATGGCGGCATGAATCCTTTTGTTCAGTGTGCTTATAGGCCTATTTTTGCCACCATTTCCATTGCTCCCTTTGCTTTCTTCTTAGAGAG GATAACAGCGAACCAATACGCATATTTTATTGGGTTAAATAATTCAACTCCAACAGTTGCTTCCGCCCTTGATAATCTAATCCCAGCATTCACCTTTCTCATAGCTGTACCCTTAGG GGTTGAAAAATTGGGGTTAAGAAGTATAGCAGGACAAGCCAAGTTTGGGGGCACAATAATATGTGTTGGAGGGGCAATGTTATTGTCATTATATCATGGCAAAGTGGTAATTGGTCAATTGGGATTTCACTGGAAATATGCAGAAAGTACAGGCAAAGATGTTAATTCTGCCCATTCCAACTTCTTTTTAGGACCATTTTTACTTATAATGGCCAGTCTCACTTATGCCATTTGGTTAATCATTCAG GGAAGGGTAAGTGAGAAGTATGTAGCTCCATATACATGTATAACGTTGATATGCTTAATGGCAAGTATAGAGAGCGTCATCATTGGCTTTTGCGTCGTCCCTAAACTTTCTGAATGGACATTAAATCCCATCAGGGCAATCTCAGTTGTCTATAAT GGAGTTGTGTGTACATCATTTGCATATTTTCTAAGCTCATGGTGCATTGAGAAGAAAGGTCCTTTATATGTCTCAATGTTCAATCCGTTGCTTTTAGTTATTTCGGCATTTCTCAGTTGGACTTTGCTTCGTGAGAAATTATACCTTggagt AGTTGTAGGGTCAATTATAGTAGTGGCTGGGCTTTATGGATTTTTGTGGGGTCAAAAGATGGAGACAAGTGCAGAGGATATTGAagtaaataaagagaagaagcagtccactaatttacaagttgatttgGAATTGCAATTACCCAACTCTAATGGTCATCTTATAGAGTTGAAGCAGATATCATCAGAAGCCAAAGACGTTGAACTATGA
- the LOC107871170 gene encoding WAT1-related protein At1g09380 isoform X4 — MGEDLLAFVVMVIVQLGFAGMLIITKLVMDGGMNPFVQCAYRPIFATISIAPFAFFLERVEKLGLRSIAGQAKFGGTIICVGGAMLLSLYHGKVVIGQLGFHWKYAESTGKDVNSAHSNFFLGPFLLIMASLTYAIWLIIQGRVSEKYVAPYTCITLICLMASIESVIIGFCVVPKLSEWTLNPIRAISVVYNGVVCTSFAYFLSSWCIEKKGPLYVSMFNPLLLVISAFLSWTLLREKLYLGVVVGSIIVVAGLYGFLWGQKMETSAEDIEVNKEKKQSTNLQVDLELQLPNSNGHLIELKQISSEAKDVEL, encoded by the exons ATGGGGGAAGATTTGTTGGCATTTGTAGTTATGGTGATTGTGCAATTAGGGTTTGCTGGAATgctaataataacaaaattagtGATGGATGGCGGCATGAATCCTTTTGTTCAGTGTGCTTATAGGCCTATTTTTGCCACCATTTCCATTGCTCCCTTTGCTTTCTTCTTAGAGAG GGTTGAAAAATTGGGGTTAAGAAGTATAGCAGGACAAGCCAAGTTTGGGGGCACAATAATATGTGTTGGAGGGGCAATGTTATTGTCATTATATCATGGCAAAGTGGTAATTGGTCAATTGGGATTTCACTGGAAATATGCAGAAAGTACAGGCAAAGATGTTAATTCTGCCCATTCCAACTTCTTTTTAGGACCATTTTTACTTATAATGGCCAGTCTCACTTATGCCATTTGGTTAATCATTCAG GGAAGGGTAAGTGAGAAGTATGTAGCTCCATATACATGTATAACGTTGATATGCTTAATGGCAAGTATAGAGAGCGTCATCATTGGCTTTTGCGTCGTCCCTAAACTTTCTGAATGGACATTAAATCCCATCAGGGCAATCTCAGTTGTCTATAAT GGAGTTGTGTGTACATCATTTGCATATTTTCTAAGCTCATGGTGCATTGAGAAGAAAGGTCCTTTATATGTCTCAATGTTCAATCCGTTGCTTTTAGTTATTTCGGCATTTCTCAGTTGGACTTTGCTTCGTGAGAAATTATACCTTggagt AGTTGTAGGGTCAATTATAGTAGTGGCTGGGCTTTATGGATTTTTGTGGGGTCAAAAGATGGAGACAAGTGCAGAGGATATTGAagtaaataaagagaagaagcagtccactaatttacaagttgatttgGAATTGCAATTACCCAACTCTAATGGTCATCTTATAGAGTTGAAGCAGATATCATCAGAAGCCAAAGACGTTGAACTATGA
- the LOC107871170 gene encoding WAT1-related protein At1g09380 isoform X3 translates to MGEDLLAFVVMVIVQLGFAGMLIITKLVMDGGMNPFVQCAYRPIFATISIAPFAFFLERKTRPKMTRSILFQIFLCSVFGVEKLGLRSIAGQAKFGGTIICVGGAMLLSLYHGKVVIGQLGFHWKYAESTGKDVNSAHSNFFLGPFLLIMASLTYAIWLIIQGRVSEKYVAPYTCITLICLMASIESVIIGFCVVPKLSEWTLNPIRAISVVYNGVVCTSFAYFLSSWCIEKKGPLYVSMFNPLLLVISAFLSWTLLREKLYLGVVVGSIIVVAGLYGFLWGQKMETSAEDIEVNKEKKQSTNLQVDLELQLPNSNGHLIELKQISSEAKDVEL, encoded by the exons ATGGGGGAAGATTTGTTGGCATTTGTAGTTATGGTGATTGTGCAATTAGGGTTTGCTGGAATgctaataataacaaaattagtGATGGATGGCGGCATGAATCCTTTTGTTCAGTGTGCTTATAGGCCTATTTTTGCCACCATTTCCATTGCTCCCTTTGCTTTCTTCTTAGAGAG GAAAACTAGGCCTAAGATGACACGCTCTAtactttttcagatatttttgtgTTCTGTTTTCGG GGTTGAAAAATTGGGGTTAAGAAGTATAGCAGGACAAGCCAAGTTTGGGGGCACAATAATATGTGTTGGAGGGGCAATGTTATTGTCATTATATCATGGCAAAGTGGTAATTGGTCAATTGGGATTTCACTGGAAATATGCAGAAAGTACAGGCAAAGATGTTAATTCTGCCCATTCCAACTTCTTTTTAGGACCATTTTTACTTATAATGGCCAGTCTCACTTATGCCATTTGGTTAATCATTCAG GGAAGGGTAAGTGAGAAGTATGTAGCTCCATATACATGTATAACGTTGATATGCTTAATGGCAAGTATAGAGAGCGTCATCATTGGCTTTTGCGTCGTCCCTAAACTTTCTGAATGGACATTAAATCCCATCAGGGCAATCTCAGTTGTCTATAAT GGAGTTGTGTGTACATCATTTGCATATTTTCTAAGCTCATGGTGCATTGAGAAGAAAGGTCCTTTATATGTCTCAATGTTCAATCCGTTGCTTTTAGTTATTTCGGCATTTCTCAGTTGGACTTTGCTTCGTGAGAAATTATACCTTggagt AGTTGTAGGGTCAATTATAGTAGTGGCTGGGCTTTATGGATTTTTGTGGGGTCAAAAGATGGAGACAAGTGCAGAGGATATTGAagtaaataaagagaagaagcagtccactaatttacaagttgatttgGAATTGCAATTACCCAACTCTAATGGTCATCTTATAGAGTTGAAGCAGATATCATCAGAAGCCAAAGACGTTGAACTATGA
- the LOC107871170 gene encoding WAT1-related protein At1g09380 isoform X1 gives MGEDLLAFVVMVIVQLGFAGMLIITKLVMDGGMNPFVQCAYRPIFATISIAPFAFFLERKTRPKMTRSILFQIFLCSVFGITANQYAYFIGLNNSTPTVASALDNLIPAFTFLIAVPLGVEKLGLRSIAGQAKFGGTIICVGGAMLLSLYHGKVVIGQLGFHWKYAESTGKDVNSAHSNFFLGPFLLIMASLTYAIWLIIQGRVSEKYVAPYTCITLICLMASIESVIIGFCVVPKLSEWTLNPIRAISVVYNGVVCTSFAYFLSSWCIEKKGPLYVSMFNPLLLVISAFLSWTLLREKLYLGVVVGSIIVVAGLYGFLWGQKMETSAEDIEVNKEKKQSTNLQVDLELQLPNSNGHLIELKQISSEAKDVEL, from the exons ATGGGGGAAGATTTGTTGGCATTTGTAGTTATGGTGATTGTGCAATTAGGGTTTGCTGGAATgctaataataacaaaattagtGATGGATGGCGGCATGAATCCTTTTGTTCAGTGTGCTTATAGGCCTATTTTTGCCACCATTTCCATTGCTCCCTTTGCTTTCTTCTTAGAGAG GAAAACTAGGCCTAAGATGACACGCTCTAtactttttcagatatttttgtgTTCTGTTTTCGG GATAACAGCGAACCAATACGCATATTTTATTGGGTTAAATAATTCAACTCCAACAGTTGCTTCCGCCCTTGATAATCTAATCCCAGCATTCACCTTTCTCATAGCTGTACCCTTAGG GGTTGAAAAATTGGGGTTAAGAAGTATAGCAGGACAAGCCAAGTTTGGGGGCACAATAATATGTGTTGGAGGGGCAATGTTATTGTCATTATATCATGGCAAAGTGGTAATTGGTCAATTGGGATTTCACTGGAAATATGCAGAAAGTACAGGCAAAGATGTTAATTCTGCCCATTCCAACTTCTTTTTAGGACCATTTTTACTTATAATGGCCAGTCTCACTTATGCCATTTGGTTAATCATTCAG GGAAGGGTAAGTGAGAAGTATGTAGCTCCATATACATGTATAACGTTGATATGCTTAATGGCAAGTATAGAGAGCGTCATCATTGGCTTTTGCGTCGTCCCTAAACTTTCTGAATGGACATTAAATCCCATCAGGGCAATCTCAGTTGTCTATAAT GGAGTTGTGTGTACATCATTTGCATATTTTCTAAGCTCATGGTGCATTGAGAAGAAAGGTCCTTTATATGTCTCAATGTTCAATCCGTTGCTTTTAGTTATTTCGGCATTTCTCAGTTGGACTTTGCTTCGTGAGAAATTATACCTTggagt AGTTGTAGGGTCAATTATAGTAGTGGCTGGGCTTTATGGATTTTTGTGGGGTCAAAAGATGGAGACAAGTGCAGAGGATATTGAagtaaataaagagaagaagcagtccactaatttacaagttgatttgGAATTGCAATTACCCAACTCTAATGGTCATCTTATAGAGTTGAAGCAGATATCATCAGAAGCCAAAGACGTTGAACTATGA